From one Citrobacter sp. Marseille-Q6884 genomic stretch:
- the ypeC gene encoding DUF2502 domain-containing protein YpeC, whose amino-acid sequence MFRSLILAAVLLAFTPLAANAGEITLLPSIKLQIGDRDNYGNYWDGGRWRDRDYWHNNYEWRKNRWWRHDNGYHRGWDKRKAYERGYREGWNDRDDHRGHGRGHKHHH is encoded by the coding sequence ATGTTCAGGTCACTGATTCTGGCGGCAGTCTTATTGGCTTTTACACCGCTGGCTGCAAACGCTGGTGAAATCACCCTGCTGCCATCAATAAAATTACAAATTGGCGATCGCGACAATTACGGTAACTACTGGGATGGTGGGCGCTGGCGTGACCGGGACTACTGGCACAATAACTACGAATGGCGCAAAAACCGTTGGTGGCGTCATGACAACGGCTATCATCGCGGTTGGGATAAACGTAAAGCCTACGAGCGCGGTTATCGTGAAGGCTGGAACGACCGTGACGACCACCGGGGTCATGGACGAGGTCATAAACACCATCATTAA
- the mgrA gene encoding L-glyceraldehyde 3-phosphate reductase: protein MVYQADENRYQTMAYRRCGQSGLKLPIISLGLWHNFGDTTQVENSRALLQRAFDLGITHFDLANNYGPPPGSAERNFGRILQEDFLPWRDELIISTKAGYTMWEGPYGDWGSRKYLIASLDQSLKRMGLEYVDIFYHHRPDPETPLKETMKALDHIVRQGKALYVGLSNYPADLARQAIEILDDLGTPCLIHQPKYSMFERWVEGGLLTLLQEKGVGSIAFSPLAGGQLTDRYLNGIPADSRAASGSRFLNPDQITPEKLEKVRLLNALAERRGQKLSQMALAWVLREDKVTSVLIGASKPAQIEDAVGMLANRHFSAEECAEIDVILGCLK, encoded by the coding sequence ATGGTTTATCAGGCTGATGAAAATCGTTACCAGACAATGGCGTATCGCCGCTGTGGCCAGAGCGGATTAAAGCTCCCCATCATTTCTCTGGGCTTATGGCACAACTTTGGCGATACCACGCAGGTAGAGAACAGCCGGGCGTTGTTGCAGCGTGCTTTCGATCTGGGCATCACCCATTTTGATCTCGCCAACAACTATGGTCCGCCGCCGGGGTCGGCAGAACGTAATTTCGGACGTATCTTGCAGGAAGATTTTTTACCGTGGCGTGATGAGCTCATTATCTCCACCAAAGCAGGCTACACCATGTGGGAAGGTCCTTATGGGGACTGGGGTTCGCGTAAATACCTGATTGCCAGCCTCGACCAAAGCCTGAAACGGATGGGGCTGGAGTATGTGGATATCTTCTATCACCATCGCCCCGATCCGGAAACACCGCTCAAAGAAACCATGAAGGCACTGGATCATATCGTCCGTCAGGGCAAAGCGCTCTATGTCGGTCTGTCGAACTATCCTGCCGATCTTGCCAGGCAGGCCATTGAGATCCTCGATGATTTGGGCACGCCATGCCTGATTCACCAGCCTAAATATTCCATGTTTGAACGCTGGGTCGAAGGCGGCTTGCTCACTCTGCTACAGGAAAAAGGGGTTGGCAGTATCGCCTTCTCTCCGTTAGCGGGCGGGCAATTAACGGACAGATACCTGAACGGGATTCCTGCCGATTCTCGTGCCGCAAGTGGCAGCCGTTTTCTGAACCCGGATCAGATAACGCCAGAGAAACTAGAGAAGGTTCGCTTACTCAACGCGCTGGCTGAACGACGGGGACAAAAGCTCTCCCAAATGGCGTTAGCCTGGGTGTTACGGGAAGATAAGGTCACCTCGGTTCTGATTGGCGCCAGTAAACCTGCGCAAATAGAAGATGCGGTGGGCATGCTGGCGAACCGGCATTTCTCTGCCGAGGAATGTGCGGAGATTGATGTAATCCTGGGTTGTTTGAAATAA
- a CDS encoding alpha-keto acid decarboxylase family protein, with protein MQTPYSVADYLLDRLAGCGIGHLFGVPGDYNLQFLDHVIAHPDVCWVGCANELNAAYAADGYARVAGAGAILTTFGVGELSAINGIAGSYAEYVPVLHIVGAPCRGAQRRGELMHHTLGDGDFQHFYRMQQAVTTASAILDEQNACYEIDRVLWAMLTERRPGYLMLPADIAKQPATAPRDMLIVPLNEPESSVADAFRYQAREQLLDSPRVALLADFLAQRFGLQPVLQRWMAETPMAHATLLMGKGLFDERHPAFVGTYSAGASSDFVRQAIEDADTVICVGTQFVDTLTAGFTQQLPQERTIEVQPHASRIGTRWFNIPMEQAVTTLREVCLELSFSLPPEHPSVRAVPIEKGPLTQENFWHTVQHYLAPDDIILVDQGTAAFGAATLSLPPGAEVLVQPLWGSIGYALPAAFGAQTACPERRVILIIGDGAAQLTIQELGSMLREGQSPVILLLNNDGYTVERAIHGADQRYNDIAGWNWTLVPQALSRECQAECWRVTQAIQLEEVLNRLASPQRLSLIEVMLPKADLPELLRTVTRALESRNGG; from the coding sequence ATGCAAACCCCGTATTCCGTTGCTGATTATCTGCTGGACAGGTTGGCAGGTTGTGGTATTGGCCATCTCTTTGGTGTGCCGGGTGATTATAATTTGCAATTTCTTGATCACGTGATTGCCCATCCCGATGTGTGTTGGGTCGGGTGTGCCAACGAATTAAATGCGGCTTACGCGGCGGATGGCTACGCCCGGGTCGCAGGGGCGGGGGCGATACTCACCACATTTGGTGTGGGAGAGCTAAGCGCGATTAATGGCATAGCAGGTAGCTACGCAGAATACGTCCCCGTTTTGCATATTGTGGGGGCGCCATGTCGCGGTGCTCAGCGTCGTGGCGAGCTTATGCATCACACCCTCGGCGACGGGGATTTTCAGCATTTTTATCGCATGCAACAGGCGGTGACCACGGCCAGCGCAATACTGGATGAACAAAATGCCTGCTACGAAATAGACCGTGTGCTCTGGGCAATGCTCACTGAGCGCAGACCCGGTTACCTGATGCTTCCTGCCGATATTGCGAAGCAGCCCGCCACGGCACCGCGCGACATGCTGATTGTTCCGCTGAATGAACCGGAAAGCAGTGTAGCAGACGCGTTTCGCTACCAGGCTCGTGAGCAACTGCTGGACAGCCCGCGAGTGGCATTGCTGGCGGATTTTCTCGCGCAACGTTTTGGTTTACAGCCCGTATTGCAACGCTGGATGGCGGAAACGCCGATGGCTCACGCCACGCTGTTGATGGGGAAAGGACTTTTTGATGAGCGTCATCCGGCGTTTGTGGGGACTTATAGCGCCGGAGCCAGTAGTGATTTTGTGCGCCAGGCGATAGAGGATGCCGACACGGTTATCTGTGTCGGCACGCAATTTGTCGATACGTTAACCGCCGGTTTTACCCAACAATTGCCGCAGGAGCGTACCATTGAGGTTCAGCCGCATGCCTCACGTATCGGAACTCGCTGGTTCAATATCCCTATGGAACAGGCGGTCACCACGCTGCGTGAGGTGTGTCTGGAATTGTCATTTTCTCTCCCCCCTGAGCATCCTTCGGTCAGGGCAGTCCCGATTGAAAAAGGGCCGCTGACGCAGGAAAACTTCTGGCATACCGTGCAGCACTATCTGGCACCTGACGATATTATCCTTGTCGATCAGGGCACGGCGGCCTTTGGTGCCGCGACGCTCTCATTACCTCCGGGGGCTGAAGTGCTGGTCCAGCCGCTATGGGGGTCTATTGGCTACGCGTTACCGGCCGCATTTGGTGCACAAACAGCATGCCCGGAGCGTCGGGTGATCCTGATCATTGGCGATGGCGCTGCGCAACTCACTATCCAGGAACTGGGGTCAATGCTCAGAGAGGGGCAGTCGCCGGTTATTTTGCTGCTCAATAACGACGGCTATACCGTGGAGCGAGCTATTCACGGGGCAGACCAACGCTATAACGATATTGCGGGCTGGAACTGGACGCTGGTGCCGCAGGCGTTAAGCCGTGAATGTCAGGCGGAATGCTGGCGTGTGACTCAGGCTATCCAACTGGAGGAGGTGTTGAATCGCCTGGCGTCTCCACAGCGGCTTTCGTTGATTGAAGTGATGTTACCGAAAGCCGATTTGCCTGAATTGTTGCGCACGGTCACCCGTGCGCTGGAGTCCCGTAACGGAGGGTAG
- a CDS encoding ion channel protein, producing the protein MLHPRARTMLLLSAPALIIGVASSLVLLVVMKAASVLQQFLWERLPVSIGIAHDSPFWIIGMLTLTGIMVGLIIRYSQGHAGPDPACEPLIGMPVPTSALPGLLAALILGLAGGVSLGPEHPIMTVNIALAVAIGSRLFPRIGKLDWTILASAGTIGALFGTPVAAALIFSQTLNGSSDVPLWDRLFAPLMAAAAGALTTSLFFHPHFSLPIARYTQMQLTDIFSGAIVAAIAIAAGMVAVWCLPRLHHLMHRLKHPVLILGVGGFILGILGVIGGPMTLFKGLDEMQQMAFSQTLGASDYFMLAIIKLAALVVAAASGFRGGRIFPAVFVGVALGLMLHAHVEAVPAAITVSCSILGLVLVVTRDAWLSLFMAAVVVPDSTLLPLLCIVMLPAWLLLAGKPMMIAERPDK; encoded by the coding sequence ATGCTCCATCCGCGAGCCAGAACGATGCTCTTGTTATCAGCGCCTGCATTGATTATTGGCGTAGCCTCCAGTCTGGTGTTGTTGGTGGTAATGAAAGCCGCCTCCGTTTTACAGCAATTTTTATGGGAACGTCTGCCCGTTAGCATCGGTATTGCCCATGATTCCCCGTTCTGGATTATCGGAATGCTCACCCTGACCGGGATAATGGTCGGGTTAATCATTCGCTACAGCCAGGGCCATGCCGGGCCGGATCCTGCCTGTGAACCCCTCATCGGTATGCCGGTTCCAACGTCAGCATTACCAGGCCTGCTGGCAGCGCTTATTCTGGGTCTGGCAGGTGGCGTCAGTTTGGGTCCGGAACACCCGATTATGACCGTGAATATCGCCCTGGCCGTCGCAATCGGCAGCCGCCTGTTTCCCCGTATAGGTAAACTGGACTGGACCATTCTCGCCTCTGCTGGCACCATCGGCGCGCTATTTGGCACCCCGGTAGCTGCCGCACTGATATTTTCTCAAACCCTGAATGGCTCCAGTGATGTTCCCTTATGGGATCGCCTGTTTGCCCCGTTAATGGCAGCCGCAGCTGGCGCACTGACAACCAGTCTGTTCTTCCATCCCCATTTTTCGTTACCCATTGCTCGCTACACGCAAATGCAGCTGACCGATATCTTCAGCGGGGCGATCGTCGCCGCTATCGCCATTGCCGCGGGCATGGTGGCAGTGTGGTGTTTACCGCGTTTGCATCACCTGATGCATCGCCTGAAACACCCGGTGCTGATCCTTGGGGTTGGCGGTTTTATCCTCGGTATTTTGGGCGTTATCGGTGGGCCGATGACGCTATTTAAAGGTCTGGATGAAATGCAGCAAATGGCTTTTAGCCAGACGCTGGGCGCATCGGACTATTTCATGCTCGCCATCATTAAGCTGGCCGCACTGGTGGTCGCCGCCGCCAGCGGTTTTCGCGGTGGACGTATTTTTCCGGCGGTGTTCGTTGGCGTGGCGCTGGGACTTATGCTGCATGCCCATGTCGAAGCTGTTCCTGCGGCTATAACGGTCTCTTGCTCCATTCTGGGCCTGGTGCTGGTTGTCACACGTGATGCATGGTTGAGCCTGTTTATGGCAGCAGTGGTGGTACCCGATTCCACCCTGCTGCCGCTGCTGTGCATCGTGATGCTCCCTGCCTGGCTGCTGTTAGCAGGAAAACCGATGATGATCGCCGAACGTCCTGATAAGTAA
- the glk gene encoding glucokinase: MTKYALVGDVGGTNARLALCDIASGEISQAKTYSGLDYPSLEAVVRVYLDEHSVSVEDGCIAIACPITGDWVAMTNHTWAFSIAEMKKNLGFSHLEIINDFTAVSMAIPMLKKEHLIQFGGTEPVEGKPIAVYGAGTGLGVAHLVHVDKRWVSLPGEGGHVDFAPNSEEEAIILEVLRAEIGHVSAERVLSGPGLVNLYRAIVKSDGRLPENLQPKDITERALADSCIDCRRALSLFCVIMGRFGGDLALTLGTFGGVYIAGGIVPRFLAFFKASGFRGGFEDKGRFKAYVQDIPVYLIVHDNPGLLGSGAHLRQTLGHIL; encoded by the coding sequence ATGACAAAATATGCTTTAGTAGGTGATGTTGGCGGCACCAACGCGCGTCTTGCTCTGTGCGATATTGCCAGCGGCGAGATTTCGCAGGCAAAAACCTATTCGGGGCTGGATTATCCCAGTCTGGAAGCCGTTGTTCGCGTATACCTGGATGAGCATAGCGTCAGCGTTGAGGACGGGTGTATTGCTATTGCCTGTCCGATTACCGGCGATTGGGTGGCGATGACCAACCACACCTGGGCATTTTCTATTGCTGAAATGAAAAAGAATCTCGGCTTCAGCCATCTGGAGATCATTAACGATTTCACCGCCGTGTCGATGGCGATCCCGATGCTGAAAAAAGAGCATTTGATTCAGTTTGGCGGCACTGAGCCTGTTGAAGGCAAACCCATTGCGGTTTATGGCGCGGGAACTGGCCTGGGTGTGGCGCATTTGGTACACGTTGATAAACGTTGGGTGAGCCTGCCAGGCGAAGGGGGCCATGTGGATTTTGCGCCGAACAGCGAAGAAGAGGCGATTATCCTTGAGGTCCTGCGCGCAGAGATTGGTCACGTTTCGGCGGAACGCGTATTGTCCGGTCCGGGGCTGGTGAATTTGTACCGTGCAATCGTGAAGTCTGACGGGCGGCTGCCGGAAAATCTGCAACCGAAGGATATCACTGAGCGCGCGCTGGCTGATTCCTGTATTGATTGTCGTCGTGCATTGTCGCTGTTTTGCGTCATTATGGGGCGATTCGGTGGTGATCTGGCATTAACGCTGGGCACGTTTGGCGGCGTTTACATTGCGGGTGGCATTGTGCCGCGTTTCCTCGCGTTCTTTAAAGCGTCAGGTTTTCGCGGCGGTTTTGAAGATAAAGGACGTTTTAAAGCTTACGTGCAGGACATCCCCGTTTATCTGATTGTGCATGACAACCCTGGTCTGCTGGGGTCCGGTGCCCATCTGCGCCAGACGCTCGGTCATATTCTGTAA
- the ndhC gene encoding NADH-quinone oxidoreductase subunit A, whose translation MSPNMGEFSHHWPLAIFIIGAISISALLLLLARFLGGRSSGQSKHEPFESGIVPVGSARLRLSIKFYLVAILFLIFEAEALFLFAYAISVREVGWSGFIAAGIFVLILLVGLVYESRMGVLNGGHDRKITTRKRIED comes from the coding sequence ATGAGCCCGAATATGGGGGAATTCTCCCATCACTGGCCACTGGCGATATTTATCATCGGTGCGATTTCCATCAGTGCGTTACTGCTTCTGTTAGCCCGATTTTTGGGTGGGCGTTCCTCCGGACAGAGTAAACATGAACCTTTTGAATCCGGGATAGTGCCTGTCGGCAGCGCACGGTTGAGGCTGTCCATTAAATTTTATCTGGTCGCGATCCTTTTTCTCATTTTTGAGGCGGAAGCATTGTTCCTGTTCGCTTATGCCATATCGGTAAGGGAAGTCGGCTGGAGCGGTTTTATTGCGGCAGGCATCTTTGTGCTGATCCTCCTGGTTGGGCTTGTTTACGAATCACGTATGGGGGTGCTGAATGGCGGGCATGACAGAAAAATAACCACCCGAAAGAGAATTGAAGACTGA
- a CDS encoding DMT family transporter: protein MAWLSLFLAGIFEVVWASAMKESHGFTRLIPSAVTLFFMLFSFGLLAYSMKSLPLGTAYTIWVGIGAVGAFVVGITLFGEAINFTRLLAVGLIISGVVLLKLATK from the coding sequence ATGGCATGGTTATCTCTGTTTCTGGCAGGTATTTTTGAAGTGGTATGGGCATCTGCGATGAAAGAATCGCACGGCTTTACACGGCTTATACCCAGCGCAGTGACCCTCTTCTTTATGCTTTTCAGTTTCGGTCTGTTGGCGTATTCCATGAAGTCATTGCCTCTGGGGACCGCTTACACGATTTGGGTGGGGATCGGCGCTGTGGGCGCTTTTGTTGTGGGAATCACGCTGTTTGGTGAAGCCATTAACTTTACCCGTCTGCTTGCCGTCGGGCTGATCATTTCCGGTGTCGTATTGCTCAAACTTGCCACGAAATAA
- a CDS encoding M14 family metallocarboxypeptidase has protein sequence MTTTQFYPIGTPGQPWTENEKKQWRQRQTRSRYYKNDVLDVLQQLTHRDEINQYGELHYGDDVYPLMAVKSKDWDDSLPIALITGGVHGYETSGVMGALDFLSQCQHEYAGKVNLLVVPCVSPWAYEHIARWNYHAVDPNRQFYPEGNAEESQLLMALIAPLKGQFVVHIDLHETTDTDGSEFGPALAAREGVQYKPEYIPDGFYLVSDTQNSRLDFQHAIISAVKDVTHIAPSDASGTMLGYPVICPGVVEYDNNAYHLCATITGAPFTTTTEVYPDSAETSLAECIKAQVVAIRRAIEFALAN, from the coding sequence ATGACAACAACACAGTTTTACCCAATCGGTACGCCGGGGCAGCCCTGGACTGAGAATGAAAAGAAACAGTGGCGCCAACGCCAGACACGTTCCAGATACTATAAGAACGATGTCCTTGATGTACTCCAGCAGTTAACACACCGCGATGAGATTAATCAGTACGGCGAGTTGCATTATGGTGATGATGTTTACCCGTTGATGGCCGTGAAATCAAAAGACTGGGACGATAGTCTGCCCATCGCGCTCATTACGGGTGGCGTTCATGGTTATGAAACCAGCGGCGTTATGGGTGCTCTGGATTTTCTCTCGCAGTGCCAGCATGAATATGCGGGAAAAGTTAACTTATTGGTTGTGCCCTGTGTCAGCCCCTGGGCTTATGAGCACATTGCCCGGTGGAACTACCATGCCGTCGATCCCAATAGACAATTTTACCCGGAGGGCAATGCGGAAGAATCACAGCTGTTGATGGCGCTCATCGCCCCGCTAAAAGGACAGTTTGTCGTACACATTGATCTGCATGAAACGACAGATACCGATGGTAGTGAATTCGGTCCTGCCCTGGCTGCCAGGGAAGGGGTGCAGTATAAACCGGAGTATATTCCTGATGGATTTTACCTGGTCAGTGACACGCAGAACTCACGGCTCGACTTCCAGCACGCTATCATTTCCGCGGTGAAAGACGTGACGCATATTGCCCCTTCAGATGCCAGCGGAACCATGCTCGGTTATCCGGTAATTTGCCCCGGTGTCGTTGAATACGACAACAACGCATATCATTTATGCGCAACGATCACCGGCGCCCCGTTTACGACAACAACGGAAGTGTATCCCGACAGTGCTGAAACCTCTTTGGCGGAATGCATCAAGGCACAGGTTGTCGCTATCCGCCGTGCGATTGAATTCGCTTTAGCAAACTGA
- the ypdB gene encoding two-component system response regulator YpdB gives MKVIIVEDEFLAQQELSWLIKEHSQMEIAGTFDDGLDVLKYLQHNRVDAIFLDINIPSLDGVLLAQNISQFAHKPFIVFITAWKEHAVEAFELEAFDYILKPYQESRIVGMLQKLETAWQQQQQTGTTPASPVTRENDTINLIKDERIIVTPINDIYYAEAHEKMTFVYTRRESYVMPMNITEFCSKLPASHFFRCHRSFCVNLNKIREIEPWFNNTYILRLKDLEFEIPVSRSKVKEFRQLMHL, from the coding sequence GTGAAAGTCATCATTGTTGAAGATGAATTCCTGGCCCAACAGGAACTTAGCTGGCTGATAAAAGAGCACAGCCAGATGGAGATCGCCGGCACGTTTGACGATGGTCTGGACGTACTGAAATATCTGCAGCACAACCGCGTTGACGCTATTTTTCTGGATATCAATATTCCCTCGCTGGATGGCGTGCTGCTGGCGCAAAACATCAGTCAGTTTGCGCATAAACCCTTTATCGTGTTTATCACCGCATGGAAAGAACATGCCGTTGAAGCGTTTGAACTCGAAGCCTTTGACTACATTCTGAAGCCATACCAGGAGTCACGAATTGTCGGCATGCTGCAAAAGCTGGAAACGGCGTGGCAGCAACAGCAGCAAACGGGAACCACACCGGCCAGTCCCGTGACGCGTGAAAATGACACCATTAACCTGATCAAAGATGAGCGGATCATCGTCACGCCGATCAACGATATCTACTATGCTGAAGCGCATGAAAAAATGACGTTTGTCTACACGCGGCGTGAATCGTACGTCATGCCGATGAACATCACCGAATTTTGCAGCAAGCTGCCCGCTTCACATTTCTTCCGCTGCCATCGGTCATTTTGCGTGAATCTCAACAAAATTCGCGAGATCGAACCCTGGTTCAATAACACGTACATTTTGCGGTTAAAAGATCTGGAATTTGAAATCCCGGTCAGCCGAAGTAAAGTGAAAGAGTTCAGGCAGTTAATGCATCTATAG
- a CDS encoding sensor histidine kinase, which produces MHEIFNMLLAVFDRAALMLFCLFFLIRIRLFRELLHKSAHSPKELLAVTTIFSMFALFSTWSGVPVEGSLVNVRIIAVMSGGILFGPWVGVITGVIAGIHRYLIDTGGVTAVPCFITSILAGCIAGWINRKIPKVRHWRAGILGGMLCETLTMILVVAWAPTTALGLDIVSKIGIPMILGSVCIGFIVMLVQSVEGEKEASAAKQAKLALDIANKTLPLFRHVNSESLRQVCEIIRHDIHADAVAITNTQHVLAYVGVGELNYRDSDDFVSPTTQQAINYGKIIIKNNDEAHRTPEIHSMLVIPLWEKGIVTGTLKIYYCHAHQITSSLQEMAIGLSQIISTQLEVSRAEQLREMANKAELRALQSKINPHFLFNALNAISSSIRLNPDTARQLIFNLSRYLRYNIELKDDEQIDIKKELYQIKDYIAIEQARFGDKLTVIYDIDEEVNCYIPSLLIQPLVENAIVHGIQPCKGKGVVTISVAECGNRVRIAVRDTGHGIDPKVIERVESNEMPGNKIGLLNVHHRVKLLYGEGLHIRRLEPGTEIAFFVPNQHSPAAAPATLLL; this is translated from the coding sequence GTGCACGAAATATTCAATATGCTGCTGGCGGTGTTTGATCGGGCAGCGCTAATGCTGTTCTGCCTGTTTTTCCTGATTCGTATCCGCCTGTTTCGCGAACTGTTGCACAAGTCAGCGCACTCTCCGAAAGAGCTGCTCGCCGTTACCACCATTTTCTCAATGTTTGCCCTGTTCAGTACCTGGTCCGGCGTACCGGTAGAAGGTTCACTGGTTAACGTACGTATTATCGCGGTCATGTCGGGAGGGATTTTGTTCGGCCCGTGGGTCGGCGTCATCACGGGCGTCATTGCGGGCATTCACCGCTACCTGATCGATACTGGCGGTGTTACCGCTGTTCCGTGTTTTATTACCAGTATTCTGGCGGGTTGTATTGCCGGTTGGATCAACCGCAAGATCCCCAAAGTGCGTCACTGGCGCGCAGGGATTTTAGGCGGCATGTTATGTGAAACGCTGACGATGATTCTGGTCGTCGCCTGGGCCCCCACCACCGCGCTGGGGCTGGATATTGTCTCAAAAATCGGTATCCCGATGATCCTCGGCAGCGTCTGCATTGGCTTTATCGTCATGCTGGTACAAAGCGTTGAAGGAGAGAAAGAAGCCAGCGCCGCAAAGCAGGCCAAACTGGCTCTGGATATCGCCAACAAAACCCTGCCGCTCTTTCGCCACGTAAACAGCGAATCATTACGTCAGGTATGCGAAATTATACGTCATGATATCCATGCGGATGCGGTCGCCATTACCAATACCCAGCACGTTCTGGCTTACGTCGGCGTCGGAGAACTTAACTACCGTGATAGCGATGATTTCGTTAGCCCTACGACTCAGCAGGCGATAAATTACGGAAAAATCATCATTAAAAACAATGATGAAGCGCATCGCACACCGGAAATACACTCCATGCTGGTCATCCCGCTTTGGGAAAAAGGCATCGTGACCGGTACGCTGAAGATTTACTATTGCCACGCCCACCAGATAACCTCCTCATTGCAGGAAATGGCGATCGGGCTATCGCAGATTATCTCCACTCAGCTTGAAGTTTCCCGTGCCGAGCAGTTACGCGAAATGGCAAATAAGGCAGAGCTACGCGCGCTGCAAAGTAAAATAAATCCTCATTTCCTGTTTAATGCACTCAATGCGATTTCATCCTCTATTCGCCTGAATCCGGACACCGCACGTCAGCTCATTTTTAATTTATCGCGTTATCTTCGCTATAATATTGAATTAAAAGACGATGAGCAGATCGACATCAAGAAAGAGCTGTATCAAATCAAGGATTACATCGCCATCGAGCAGGCGCGCTTTGGCGATAAGCTCACCGTTATTTATGATATTGATGAAGAGGTAAACTGCTATATTCCCAGTTTGCTGATTCAGCCGCTGGTAGAAAACGCCATTGTTCATGGAATTCAGCCCTGTAAAGGGAAAGGCGTGGTCACGATCAGCGTTGCGGAGTGTGGTAATCGGGTACGGATCGCCGTCAGAGACACGGGCCACGGTATTGATCCGAAAGTGATTGAGCGAGTCGAGTCCAACGAAATGCCCGGTAATAAAATTGGTTTGTTAAATGTGCATCATCGCGTGAAGCTGCTCTATGGCGAGGGATTACATATTCGCCGTCTGGAGCCGGGTACAGAGATCGCATTTTTTGTGCCTAACCAGCACTCCCCCGCTGCCGCACCTGCGACCCTATTGCTTTAA
- the alaC gene encoding alanine transaminase — MADSRPERRFTRIDRLPPYVFNITAELKMAARRRGEDIIDFSMGNPDGATPPHIVEKLCTVAQRADTHGYSTSRGIPRLRRAISRWYQERYDVEIDPESEAIVTIGSKEGLAHLMLATLDHGDTVLVPNPSYPIHIYGAVIAGAQVRSVPLVEGVDFFNELERAIRESYPKPKMMILGFPSNPTAQCVELEFFEKVIALAKRYDVLVVHDLAYADIVYDGWKAPSIMQVPGARDVAVEFFTLSKSYNMAGWRIGFMVGNKTLVNALARIKSYHDYGTFTPLQVAAIAALEGDQQCVRDIAEQYKRRRDVLVKGLHEAGWMVEMPKASMYVWAKIPEQYAEMGSLEFAKKLLNDAKVCVSPGVGFGDYGDTHVRFALIENRDRIRQAVRGIKAMFRADGLLPASKSAAENAD; from the coding sequence ATGGCTGACTCCCGCCCTGAACGTCGCTTTACGCGTATTGATCGCCTTCCCCCTTACGTTTTTAACATCACAGCAGAACTGAAAATGGCTGCGCGTCGGCGCGGCGAAGATATTATTGATTTCAGTATGGGGAATCCCGATGGGGCAACGCCTCCTCACATTGTCGAAAAACTGTGTACTGTGGCACAGCGTGCAGATACGCACGGTTATTCCACTTCTCGCGGTATTCCACGGCTACGTCGGGCGATTTCCCGTTGGTATCAGGAGCGTTATGACGTTGAAATCGATCCTGAGTCCGAAGCCATTGTGACCATCGGCTCCAAAGAGGGGCTGGCGCACCTGATGCTGGCCACGCTGGATCACGGTGACACGGTCCTTGTGCCAAACCCGAGTTATCCTATCCATATTTACGGTGCCGTCATTGCCGGTGCGCAGGTGCGTTCTGTGCCGCTGGTGGAAGGTGTCGATTTCTTTAATGAACTGGAGCGAGCGATTCGCGAAAGTTACCCGAAACCGAAGATGATGATCTTGGGTTTCCCCTCCAACCCGACAGCACAGTGCGTTGAACTGGAGTTCTTCGAGAAAGTGATTGCGCTGGCTAAACGTTACGACGTGCTGGTGGTTCATGACCTGGCCTATGCCGATATTGTCTATGATGGCTGGAAAGCGCCGTCGATTATGCAGGTGCCCGGTGCGCGCGATGTTGCGGTTGAATTTTTCACCCTGTCGAAAAGCTACAACATGGCGGGCTGGCGTATTGGTTTTATGGTTGGCAACAAAACGTTAGTGAATGCATTGGCTCGCATTAAGAGCTATCACGATTACGGGACTTTTACGCCGTTGCAGGTGGCGGCTATTGCTGCGCTGGAAGGCGACCAACAGTGCGTACGGGATATTGCTGAGCAATACAAGCGTCGTCGTGACGTGCTCGTTAAAGGGCTACACGAAGCGGGGTGGATGGTCGAAATGCCCAAGGCGTCGATGTATGTCTGGGCGAAAATCCCGGAACAGTATGCGGAGATGGGGTCACTGGAATTTGCCAAGAAACTGCTGAATGACGCGAAGGTATGCGTTTCGCCGGGGGTTGGTTTTGGTGATTACGGTGATACGCATGTGCGCTTTGCGTTGATTGAGAACCGGGATCGCATCCGTCAGGCGGTTAGGGGGATTAAAGCCATGTTCCGTGCAGATGGCTTATTGCCTGCCAGTAAATCCGCCGCTGAAAATGCCGACTAA
- the ypdK gene encoding membrane protein YpdK codes for MKYFFMGVSFMVIVWAGTFALMI; via the coding sequence GTGAAATATTTCTTTATGGGCGTTTCATTTATGGTCATCGTTTGGGCCGGTACTTTTGCCCTGATGATCTAA